One window from the genome of Calderihabitans maritimus encodes:
- a CDS encoding response regulator transcription factor, with protein MKQTILVVDDEPKILKILEHSLRREGFEVVKAADGEEAVMLAQEKKPDLIVLDLMLPKIDGFEVCRRVRKSSDVPILVLSAKGSEVDKIVGFQLGVDDYLTKPFSPAELVLRVKAILRRASTSEIVKKRKQLVFPGIKIDRSTHTVEVAGKEINLTVKEFELLWLLASHPRQVFTREQLLDRVWDGAHCGEEGSVTVLVRRLREKIEPDPANPQFIKTVWGLGYKFETDDLKVD; from the coding sequence ATGAAACAAACCATTTTGGTGGTGGATGATGAGCCTAAAATATTAAAAATCCTGGAGCATTCTTTGCGGCGGGAAGGTTTCGAAGTTGTCAAAGCCGCCGACGGGGAAGAGGCTGTTATGCTGGCGCAGGAGAAGAAACCGGATTTAATTGTACTGGACCTTATGTTACCTAAGATAGATGGTTTTGAGGTCTGTCGTCGTGTGCGTAAATCGAGTGATGTTCCTATACTTGTCCTTTCGGCTAAAGGAAGCGAAGTGGATAAAATTGTTGGTTTCCAGCTGGGAGTAGACGATTACCTGACCAAACCTTTTAGCCCGGCTGAGCTGGTACTGCGGGTAAAGGCAATTTTACGGAGGGCTTCTACCTCCGAAATCGTTAAGAAGAGGAAGCAGCTTGTTTTCCCCGGCATCAAAATAGACCGGTCTACTCATACGGTGGAGGTGGCAGGAAAAGAGATAAACTTAACGGTTAAAGAATTTGAACTGCTATGGCTTTTGGCTTCCCATCCGCGCCAGGTATTTACCCGGGAACAGTTATTGGATAGAGTTTGGGACGGTGCTCACTGCGGGGAGGAAGGCAGTGTTACCGTTTTGGTACGCCGTCTCCGGGAGAAAATTGAACCGGACCCGGCTAATCCTCAGTTTATTAAGACCGTATGGGGATTGGGATATAAATTCGAAACCGATGACTTGAAGGTTGATTAG
- a CDS encoding ATP-binding protein — MFSRLTLTQRFMLVITIAVLIVATAAFWWDMKLQQEYALKELKEKARVIALQLVATRQFIAANQDRINSDSQGHFEFKGLNPAAVGKGVGDIFSRLTRYRFKQTRLEVRNPDNAPDDYEKKALLRFKAEPDLEEIWGIDIVGGEKVFRYLIPLYYEEPCMACHGKPAGEKDISGNLKEGHEAGELAGAISITTPMSYVEEGLRRTFYSHLFFFAALVVWLLFLLNWFMNRLVSSPLRRLMVMASRVGKGEWGALVDETKMAGEIRELARQLNSMAAQLKELYAKLEVKVEERTRQLKEANRQLRAQQQQLKELNRELREANRVKSEFMANISHELRTPLTAILAFTEMLLDGAAGRITEEQKEYLQDIAESGQQLLKMIDDLLRLSKIEAGKMELNRSLIEVYHLVEGAVRTVKPLAERKGLVIHTKVEEGLPSLFADREKLGQVLLNLLSNAVKFTPAGGYIEVRAGLTKDGRAFSFAVKDTGIGIAPEDQKIIFEKFRQVDGSPSRSYGGSGLGLALAKHLVELHGGELTVESEPGKGSTFTFVIPAQLSEGEVS; from the coding sequence ATGTTTTCCCGCTTAACCCTGACTCAGCGCTTCATGCTAGTCATCACCATTGCGGTATTAATAGTGGCTACGGCCGCTTTTTGGTGGGACATGAAACTACAGCAGGAGTATGCCTTGAAGGAATTGAAAGAAAAGGCCCGGGTGATAGCACTGCAATTGGTGGCCACCCGCCAGTTTATAGCTGCCAACCAAGACCGGATTAACAGTGATTCTCAGGGTCACTTTGAATTTAAGGGCCTAAACCCGGCGGCGGTGGGTAAAGGTGTTGGTGATATTTTTAGCAGGTTAACCCGTTACCGGTTCAAGCAGACGCGGCTCGAGGTTAGAAATCCGGACAACGCACCGGACGATTACGAGAAGAAGGCTTTGTTGCGCTTTAAAGCTGAACCGGATTTAGAGGAGATCTGGGGCATCGATATAGTAGGAGGGGAAAAGGTATTCCGCTATTTAATTCCTTTATATTATGAGGAACCGTGCATGGCCTGCCATGGAAAGCCGGCGGGGGAAAAGGATATTTCGGGCAATCTAAAGGAAGGTCACGAGGCAGGAGAGTTGGCCGGTGCCATCAGTATTACTACTCCCATGAGTTACGTGGAGGAAGGTCTGCGGAGGACTTTTTACAGCCATTTGTTTTTCTTCGCGGCTTTAGTCGTCTGGTTGCTGTTTCTCTTAAACTGGTTTATGAACCGGTTGGTGAGTTCCCCTTTGCGAAGATTAATGGTCATGGCCTCTAGAGTGGGAAAGGGTGAATGGGGAGCTCTAGTAGATGAGACGAAAATGGCCGGTGAAATCCGGGAATTAGCCCGTCAGTTAAACTCTATGGCCGCCCAACTGAAAGAACTTTATGCCAAACTGGAAGTTAAGGTAGAAGAGCGGACCCGCCAGTTAAAGGAAGCCAACCGGCAACTACGGGCACAGCAGCAGCAATTGAAAGAACTAAACCGGGAGCTTAGAGAGGCCAATCGAGTAAAATCAGAATTTATGGCCAATATCAGCCATGAACTGCGCACTCCGCTTACTGCTATCCTTGCCTTTACGGAGATGCTTCTGGACGGTGCTGCCGGCAGGATTACGGAAGAACAAAAGGAATATCTACAGGATATTGCGGAAAGCGGGCAGCAACTACTCAAAATGATTGACGATTTATTGCGGCTCTCTAAAATTGAGGCAGGAAAGATGGAGTTAAACCGCAGCTTGATAGAAGTGTATCATTTGGTCGAGGGAGCCGTGCGCACGGTTAAACCGTTGGCGGAGCGGAAAGGCCTGGTGATCCATACGAAAGTCGAGGAAGGCCTGCCTAGTTTGTTCGCGGATCGAGAAAAACTGGGGCAGGTTTTGTTGAACCTTTTAAGTAACGCGGTTAAATTTACTCCCGCCGGGGGATATATAGAAGTTAGGGCGGGCCTGACCAAAGACGGCCGGGCATTTTCCTTTGCGGTCAAAGATACCGGTATCGGTATCGCGCCGGAGGACCAGAAAATCATTTTCGAGAAATTCCGACAGGTAGATGGTTCTCCCTCCAGGTCCTACGGAGGTAGCGGATTAGGATTGGCTTTGGCCAAGCATTTAGTCGAATTGCACGGCGGAGAGTTAACCGTGGAAAGTGAGCCGGGTAAAGGGAGTACTTTCACCTTTGTAATTCCTGCACAGCTGAGTGAGGGGGAAGTTTCATGA
- a CDS encoding multiheme c-type cytochrome has translation MKPVSRLWLTFLLVVVLALFLQGCSSGKEVKETSAVENETAVEAETVDYTPQNDVEAYYKEVMPGKFKMWKESAHGRNGVTCSVCHEDLKDNKLPAEKLVYNGEFDTVKPETCAKCHQKEYEGWKNTRHVQAVEFSKKNVRYHLLDGYPAMQVLGCKSCHEKVAKTCSSCHTVHSTELPKPPLNITNGCENCHMGPDHPQREAFESSKHHQVALATGEPTCITCHTTEENRHEIFRIKGTEDHGRTKMLQNCQNCHSREFAEDALAKVDEIKKETNRIIDEARKIIQGLYRDGILKPSPGSLLDENGMPMLNAKGTSYSHVSHIESLMFELFKYAGATAIKGAQHFAPDYAHWHGNADLWQKYLEIKNEAERLRLEAKLKEKLGIETEEYPMFKYSQETGKELQDLN, from the coding sequence TTGAAACCGGTTAGTAGATTGTGGTTGACTTTTTTGCTAGTTGTGGTGCTGGCTTTGTTTTTGCAAGGCTGTTCTAGTGGGAAAGAGGTTAAGGAAACTTCTGCAGTGGAAAACGAAACTGCTGTAGAGGCCGAGACGGTAGACTATACTCCCCAAAACGATGTGGAGGCCTATTATAAGGAAGTAATGCCCGGTAAGTTCAAGATGTGGAAGGAAAGTGCTCATGGCCGCAACGGGGTAACCTGTTCTGTCTGCCATGAGGACCTCAAGGATAACAAGCTTCCGGCGGAAAAGCTAGTTTACAACGGCGAGTTTGACACAGTTAAGCCGGAGACTTGTGCTAAATGTCACCAGAAAGAATATGAAGGATGGAAGAACACCCGTCATGTCCAGGCTGTAGAGTTTTCCAAGAAAAACGTCCGTTATCACCTGTTAGACGGATACCCGGCCATGCAGGTGCTAGGATGTAAGTCCTGTCACGAAAAAGTTGCCAAAACCTGTAGCAGTTGTCATACGGTGCACAGTACTGAGCTTCCCAAACCGCCGCTTAACATTACCAATGGGTGTGAGAACTGTCATATGGGACCTGACCACCCGCAGAGGGAAGCTTTTGAATCTTCCAAGCACCATCAGGTGGCGTTAGCTACAGGTGAACCTACTTGTATCACCTGTCATACTACCGAGGAAAACCGCCATGAGATTTTCCGTATTAAGGGAACGGAAGATCACGGCCGTACCAAGATGCTGCAAAACTGTCAGAACTGTCATAGCCGCGAGTTTGCGGAAGATGCTTTGGCGAAAGTCGATGAAATTAAGAAAGAAACCAATCGGATCATTGACGAAGCCCGCAAGATCATTCAGGGACTGTATCGCGACGGTATCCTCAAACCGAGCCCTGGTTCCTTGCTGGACGAAAACGGCATGCCTATGCTGAATGCTAAGGGAACCAGTTACAGTCACGTCAGCCATATTGAAAGTTTGATGTTTGAACTCTTCAAGTATGCCGGAGCGACAGCCATCAAAGGTGCTCAACACTTTGCTCCAGACTACGCCCACTGGCACGGAAATGCAGACTTGTGGCAGAAGTATCTTGAAATAAAGAATGAAGCGGAAAGGTTGAGGCTGGAAGCTAAGCTTAAGGAAAAACTGGGTATCGAAACGGAAGAGTATCCCATGTTTAAGTACTCGCAAGAAACCGGTAAGGAGTTGCAAGACTTAAATTAA
- a CDS encoding purine phosphorylase: MTAFYSEAKPLIRYFCLKKIPQFSKYEIYSSQDVALIISGTGVLAAAIATAHLLTLYQVKSTDAAFNIGICGATSTDHKHGTPVLCHKIIHHETKRTYYPDILIKHHLVEGTLETFSHPVYKNMVSTIEGNFVDMEGAGFYEAAASFLPPHNIYCVKIVSDFLEEKKLSQRMVSELIHQNIPVICELINNIKLLNMNFGDILTENDYDMLHQISQNLRLSVTMTHQLKQFAKQYKIRYQKSLACLRPFLNVTAKSKSEGKIYFEQIKRQLVHE, translated from the coding sequence GTGACGGCTTTTTACAGTGAAGCGAAACCATTAATTCGTTATTTTTGCTTAAAAAAAATACCCCAATTCTCTAAATATGAAATTTATAGTAGCCAGGATGTGGCACTCATCATTAGCGGGACAGGAGTTCTTGCTGCCGCTATTGCTACTGCTCATTTGTTGACCCTGTACCAGGTCAAAAGCACGGATGCTGCTTTCAATATAGGGATTTGTGGTGCTACCAGTACTGACCATAAACATGGTACTCCGGTTCTATGCCATAAAATCATTCATCATGAAACTAAAAGAACATATTATCCCGACATTTTAATTAAACATCACCTGGTGGAAGGCACACTCGAAACCTTTTCTCACCCGGTTTATAAAAACATGGTTTCCACCATTGAAGGAAATTTCGTCGATATGGAAGGTGCCGGGTTTTATGAAGCTGCTGCTTCTTTTCTGCCCCCTCATAACATTTACTGTGTTAAAATCGTTTCTGATTTTTTAGAAGAAAAAAAGTTGTCCCAACGAATGGTTTCTGAACTAATCCACCAAAACATACCCGTAATTTGTGAATTGATCAATAATATTAAGCTACTCAATATGAATTTTGGTGACATATTGACTGAAAATGACTATGACATGTTACATCAAATAAGCCAAAATTTACGATTATCTGTCACTATGACCCACCAACTAAAACAATTTGCAAAACAGTATAAAATACGCTATCAAAAAAGCCTTGCGTGCTTACGACCTTTTTTAAATGTTACGGCTAAGTCGAAAAGCGAAGGGAAGATCTATTTTGAACAAATCAAAAGACAACTTGTTCATGAATAG
- a CDS encoding SPL family radical SAM protein codes for MNKSKDNLFMNSFSHIYIEKSIATHPITKKVLHRFPHATRIEVNHYKDVFCRTRQNFFLQKNSRKLILAVKKDRFIYPGTKVCQNFGNEHFYYTSSVLNCIYECDYCYLQGMYPSANIVVFVNIEDFFSELESLLQKHPVYLSISYDTDLLAFENVVPFASMWIQYARRHPDLQIELRTKSVNYSAIRHLPPSENIVLAWTLSPQEAINEFEQKTPSLNARLKCIKQSINDGWKVRLCFDPILYIEKWQEHYKQCIQETFSILPAEKIKDISIGVFRMPRDYLKNIRKNKIDSPLLHYPFECKNGIYSYPEQITRQLIDFVYQMIHSYVPSEKIYL; via the coding sequence TTGAACAAATCAAAAGACAACTTGTTCATGAATAGCTTTTCCCATATTTATATTGAAAAAAGTATAGCAACTCACCCCATCACAAAAAAAGTACTCCACCGGTTTCCTCACGCTACCAGAATAGAAGTCAATCATTATAAAGATGTCTTTTGTAGAACCAGGCAAAATTTCTTTCTGCAAAAGAATAGTCGGAAGTTGATTTTAGCAGTAAAAAAAGATCGCTTCATCTATCCAGGGACAAAAGTTTGTCAAAATTTTGGAAATGAACACTTCTACTATACTTCCTCCGTTTTGAACTGCATTTACGAGTGCGATTATTGCTATCTTCAAGGAATGTATCCATCTGCCAATATCGTTGTGTTTGTCAACATTGAGGATTTTTTCTCGGAATTAGAGTCTCTTTTACAAAAGCATCCTGTTTACCTTTCTATTTCCTACGATACCGACTTGCTCGCTTTTGAAAACGTAGTACCCTTTGCTTCGATGTGGATTCAGTATGCCCGAAGGCATCCGGATTTACAAATCGAACTGCGGACCAAAAGCGTCAATTATTCTGCCATCCGGCATTTACCGCCCTCCGAAAATATTGTTTTGGCGTGGACACTCTCTCCTCAAGAAGCGATTAACGAATTTGAACAAAAAACACCTTCGCTCAATGCAAGACTGAAATGTATCAAACAATCAATCAATGACGGGTGGAAAGTTAGACTGTGTTTTGATCCTATCCTGTATATCGAAAAATGGCAAGAACACTACAAACAGTGTATCCAGGAAACATTTTCTATATTGCCTGCCGAAAAAATCAAAGATATTAGTATCGGCGTTTTCCGCATGCCCCGTGATTATCTGAAAAATATCAGAAAAAATAAAATTGATTCTCCATTACTTCACTATCCTTTCGAATGCAAGAATGGAATTTACAGTTATCCAGAACAAATCACCCGTCAACTGATTGATTTTGTGTATCAAATGATTCATTCTTATGTGCCATCCGAAAAAATTTACTTGTAA
- a CDS encoding ferredoxin, giving the protein MKVKVERELCISCSLCEVTCPEVFELDAEGKSRVMVDVVPPELESTVREVIDDCPVGAISEEE; this is encoded by the coding sequence ATGAAAGTCAAAGTTGAGAGGGAGCTTTGTATAAGCTGTAGTCTTTGTGAGGTTACCTGTCCTGAAGTGTTCGAACTGGATGCGGAAGGCAAGTCTAGGGTGATGGTAGATGTGGTGCCGCCGGAACTGGAAAGTACAGTTAGAGAAGTAATTGATGATTGCCCTGTGGGAGCCATTTCGGAAGAGGAATAA
- a CDS encoding 4Fe-4S binding protein, whose protein sequence is MFKKIRWLRHSIQIAFSLFLLYIGWRFYQFVSFFEQAGRQFVSRPPSVEGFLPISALMAFKLWLTTGVFDSVHPAGLAIFIAVLLVSWLFKKGFCSWICPIGTLSEGLGLLGQKIFGSNITLPRWLDKPLMAVKYLVLGFFLKVIVLDMPVAAISAFLHAPYNKIADVKMLKFFLSPSPFTVKVLLILMLLSLIIRHFWCRYLCPYGALLGLLSLASPFKITREENYCVGCRACTRNCPNHLKVDQMRRVYSPECTACLNCIDSCPVPEALRVTSTAKRLYLKPPHYIILLWGTFLAVILLAKLTGHWETSIPLEEYARLIPLSDMFSH, encoded by the coding sequence ATGTTCAAAAAAATTCGCTGGCTTCGTCACAGTATTCAGATTGCCTTTTCCCTTTTTCTACTTTATATCGGTTGGAGATTTTATCAATTTGTAAGCTTTTTTGAACAGGCAGGCCGTCAATTTGTATCCCGACCCCCTTCCGTGGAAGGGTTTCTTCCCATAAGTGCCTTAATGGCTTTTAAGCTATGGTTGACTACCGGGGTCTTTGACTCCGTTCACCCGGCCGGACTGGCCATTTTTATCGCCGTGTTGCTGGTTAGCTGGCTATTTAAGAAAGGATTTTGCAGCTGGATTTGCCCTATAGGAACTCTTTCGGAAGGCCTGGGACTTCTGGGCCAAAAGATTTTCGGTTCCAATATTACCCTGCCCCGATGGTTGGACAAACCGCTTATGGCTGTCAAGTATCTTGTGCTGGGTTTCTTCCTAAAAGTTATAGTTCTGGATATGCCGGTCGCCGCCATAAGTGCTTTTCTCCACGCTCCGTACAATAAAATCGCCGACGTTAAAATGTTGAAATTCTTTCTATCCCCCAGTCCTTTTACCGTAAAGGTTTTACTGATTCTAATGCTACTTTCGCTCATCATCCGTCATTTCTGGTGCCGCTATCTTTGTCCTTACGGAGCACTGCTGGGTCTTCTCAGCCTGGCTAGCCCCTTTAAAATCACCCGTGAAGAAAATTACTGTGTTGGCTGTAGGGCATGTACCAGAAACTGTCCCAATCACCTTAAGGTAGATCAAATGAGAAGGGTCTATTCTCCCGAGTGTACCGCCTGCCTGAACTGCATCGACAGTTGTCCCGTTCCTGAAGCGTTAAGGGTAACCTCTACGGCAAAAAGGTTATATCTAAAACCTCCACACTACATTATTCTCCTGTGGGGTACTTTCTTAGCCGTAATCCTCCTGGCCAAGTTAACCGGTCACTGGGAAACCAGTATCCCTTTAGAAGAGTACGCCCGCTTGATACCGCTAAGCGATATGTTCAGTCATTAA
- the ruvB gene encoding Holliday junction branch migration DNA helicase RuvB produces MTERLVSARKKEEDLSIENSLRPQTFKEFIGQKKVKEKLEIFIQAARARGEALDHVLLYGPPGLGKTTLAHIIAQELKVNIRITSGPAIERPGDLAAILTNLEPNDVLFIDEIHRLHRSVEEVLYPAMEDFGLDIVLGKGPSARSLRLGLPPFTLVGATTRAGLLSSPLRDRFGVISRLDFYENEELEQIIMRAAKILNVSIDHEGAREIARRSRGTPRVANRLLKRVRDYAEVKAEGKITREVARAALKLLEIDELGLDMVDRKMLLAIIEKFDGGPVGLETLAATIGEEPDTVEDVYEPYLLQLGYISRTPRGRVVTNLAYQHFDLPIRKVTGQETFSF; encoded by the coding sequence ATGACCGAGCGGTTGGTGTCTGCCAGAAAAAAAGAAGAAGATCTTTCTATAGAGAATAGCCTCCGGCCTCAAACTTTCAAGGAATTTATAGGGCAAAAAAAGGTGAAAGAAAAATTGGAAATTTTTATTCAAGCCGCCAGAGCTAGAGGGGAAGCTCTAGACCATGTTCTTCTGTACGGGCCTCCCGGACTGGGTAAAACAACACTGGCTCACATCATCGCTCAAGAGCTAAAGGTTAACATACGCATTACTTCCGGACCCGCCATTGAGAGACCGGGTGATCTGGCTGCTATTTTAACCAATCTGGAGCCTAATGATGTTTTATTTATCGATGAAATTCATCGCCTTCACCGCAGTGTGGAAGAAGTGCTTTATCCGGCTATGGAGGATTTCGGGCTGGATATAGTTTTGGGGAAAGGCCCCAGCGCTCGGTCTCTGCGCTTGGGTCTGCCTCCGTTTACTCTGGTAGGCGCTACCACCAGGGCCGGTTTATTGAGCTCACCGCTGAGAGACCGGTTTGGTGTGATAAGCAGGTTAGACTTCTACGAAAATGAAGAATTGGAGCAGATAATTATGCGGGCGGCTAAGATTTTAAATGTTTCTATCGATCATGAAGGAGCGAGAGAAATTGCCCGGCGCTCTAGAGGGACCCCTCGAGTAGCTAACCGGTTGTTGAAAAGAGTAAGAGACTATGCAGAAGTTAAAGCAGAAGGGAAGATTACGCGAGAAGTAGCCCGGGCAGCTCTTAAACTGTTGGAGATTGATGAATTAGGCTTAGATATGGTTGATCGAAAAATGCTTCTTGCTATAATTGAGAAATTTGATGGGGGACCTGTAGGTTTGGAAACCTTGGCCGCCACAATCGGAGAAGAGCCCGATACGGTAGAAGATGTATATGAGCCTTATCTTTTGCAGCTAGGTTACATAAGCAGAACGCCTCGCGGACGGGTAGTAACCAACCTGGCGTATCAACATTTTGATCTACCCATAAGAAAGGTCACCGGACAGGAAACTTTTTCCTTTTAG
- the ruvA gene encoding Holliday junction branch migration protein RuvA, giving the protein MIAYLRGNLQDKAADNIVVEVGGIGYQVIVPAGVLAKLPPPGQSVMVHTYLHVREDGLQLFGFLDLGELELFKTLLSVSGMGPKNAIAALSTMPAEQIRQAIITENVNALTNIPGIGKKTAQRLILELKDKLGKQLKEEVLVSTAQGETSALNDALEALIQLGYSPQEIQGLLRKGLKELGQNVQANDLVRFVLKQLGRS; this is encoded by the coding sequence TTGATAGCGTATTTGCGAGGAAATTTGCAGGATAAGGCGGCAGACAATATTGTAGTAGAGGTAGGAGGGATAGGATACCAGGTCATTGTCCCGGCGGGAGTACTTGCCAAACTGCCGCCTCCCGGGCAGTCAGTAATGGTTCATACTTATCTGCATGTCCGGGAAGATGGATTACAATTATTTGGTTTTTTGGATCTAGGAGAACTGGAGTTATTTAAAACCCTTCTCAGTGTTTCCGGTATGGGACCGAAAAATGCCATAGCGGCATTATCTACTATGCCGGCAGAGCAAATTAGACAGGCTATTATTACCGAGAATGTAAATGCTTTGACTAATATACCGGGTATCGGCAAAAAAACGGCTCAAAGGTTGATATTAGAGCTTAAGGATAAATTAGGCAAGCAGTTAAAGGAAGAGGTTTTGGTATCCACTGCACAAGGGGAAACCTCAGCGTTAAATGATGCCCTGGAAGCTTTGATCCAGTTGGGATATAGTCCTCAGGAGATACAAGGGCTACTCCGGAAAGGGCTCAAAGAACTGGGACAGAATGTACAGGCCAATGATCTGGTCCGTTTTGTTTTAAAGCAGTTAGGGAGAAGCTAG
- the ruvC gene encoding crossover junction endodeoxyribonuclease RuvC, which yields MVILGIDPGTAITGYAVIEASDNRISPVDYGCIRTNAQHALPQRLQTIYFRIQELIEKYRPQHCAVEELFFNKNSKTAMAVGQARGVALLAAANANLEIYEYTPLQIKQAVTGYGRADKFQIQQMVKMLAGLKEVPRPDDVADALALTICHVHAYRMLQVVSAKGDTY from the coding sequence ATGGTTATTTTGGGCATTGATCCCGGCACGGCTATCACCGGCTATGCAGTGATAGAGGCCTCGGACAACAGAATATCACCAGTTGATTACGGCTGCATCCGAACTAATGCTCAACATGCCCTTCCCCAGCGGCTGCAAACCATATACTTCCGGATACAGGAGTTGATAGAAAAGTACCGTCCCCAACATTGTGCCGTAGAGGAACTTTTTTTCAATAAGAACAGCAAGACAGCCATGGCTGTAGGTCAGGCACGGGGAGTGGCTTTACTGGCGGCGGCTAATGCGAATCTGGAAATCTACGAGTATACACCGTTACAGATTAAGCAAGCCGTAACGGGTTACGGTCGGGCCGACAAGTTTCAAATTCAGCAAATGGTTAAAATGCTTGCCGGGTTGAAGGAAGTTCCCCGGCCGGACGATGTAGCCGACGCTTTGGCGCTTACTATCTGTCATGTCCATGCTTATCGCATGCTTCAGGTTGTGTCTGCAAAGGGTGATACATATTGA
- a CDS encoding YebC/PmpR family DNA-binding transcriptional regulator, with protein MAGHSKWANIKHKKARMDAKRGKLFTKLGREIIVAAKLGGGDPEANPRLKAAIQKAREANMPNDNIIRAIKRGTGEIEGADYEEVVYEGYGPGGVALLLKATTDNRNRTASEIRHLFAKNGGNLGENGCVAWMFDMRGLLTVDLNEVQQDPEEIMLESIEAGAEDVSVEGETVEIITAPDELMTVKETLAEKGYKFTIAEVTMIPKTTVSVSDREQAEKILKLVDVLEDHDDVQSVYANFDIPDDLMKEIGQ; from the coding sequence ATGGCTGGACATTCAAAATGGGCTAATATAAAGCATAAGAAAGCACGTATGGACGCAAAAAGAGGAAAATTATTCACTAAACTTGGACGGGAAATAATTGTAGCGGCTAAGCTAGGGGGCGGCGACCCGGAAGCAAACCCTCGGTTGAAGGCAGCTATACAGAAGGCCCGGGAGGCTAATATGCCTAATGACAATATCATCAGGGCCATCAAACGGGGAACCGGGGAAATTGAAGGAGCAGACTATGAGGAGGTCGTATACGAGGGTTATGGGCCGGGTGGAGTAGCATTACTTTTAAAGGCTACTACTGATAACCGGAACCGTACCGCTTCAGAAATAAGACACCTGTTTGCCAAAAACGGAGGAAACCTGGGAGAAAACGGTTGTGTCGCGTGGATGTTTGACATGAGGGGTCTTTTAACGGTAGATCTCAATGAGGTACAGCAGGATCCCGAGGAAATTATGCTGGAGAGCATAGAAGCCGGCGCGGAAGATGTTAGCGTAGAAGGAGAAACAGTGGAAATAATCACTGCGCCGGATGAGCTGATGACGGTTAAAGAAACCCTGGCCGAAAAGGGATATAAATTTACTATAGCTGAAGTAACTATGATACCCAAAACTACAGTTTCCGTCAGTGACAGAGAACAGGCGGAAAAGATATTAAAGCTGGTTGACGTTCTGGAAGACCATGATGACGTCCAGTCGGTGTACGCAAACTTCGATATTCCCGACGATTTGATGAAAGAAATTGGACAGTAA
- the cysK gene encoding cysteine synthase A: protein MHLADDITQLIGKTPMVRLNSLPEPGSADLLLKLESFNPAGSVKDRIALSMIDKAEKEGILKPGSVIVEPTSGNTGIGLAMVAAARGYRLILVMPETMSIERRKLMAAFGAEFVLTPGAEGMKGAVAKATQIVRENPDYFMPQQFENPANPQIHRETTAQEILEQTGGNLDAFVAGIGTGGTITGVGEVLKKQLPHVKVIGVEPASSPVLSGGEPGPHKIQGIGAGFVPKVLNLNIIDEIVTVSNEEAMETARLLARREGILAGISSGAAVYAALQLAKKLGKGKTVVAVAPDTGERYLTTELFKFPAQ, encoded by the coding sequence ATGCACCTGGCGGACGATATTACCCAACTGATAGGGAAAACACCGATGGTAAGACTTAACTCTCTGCCGGAGCCAGGTTCCGCTGACCTGCTTCTAAAATTGGAGTCCTTTAACCCAGCAGGCAGTGTAAAGGACCGTATTGCCCTCAGTATGATTGACAAGGCAGAGAAAGAAGGGATTCTCAAGCCGGGCTCGGTTATCGTAGAACCGACTAGCGGCAATACAGGTATTGGCCTGGCTATGGTGGCTGCTGCGCGGGGATATCGCCTGATATTAGTGATGCCGGAGACGATGAGTATAGAAAGGCGCAAGTTGATGGCGGCCTTTGGAGCTGAGTTCGTCCTAACCCCGGGCGCCGAGGGAATGAAGGGCGCAGTGGCTAAGGCAACGCAGATTGTGCGAGAAAACCCTGATTACTTCATGCCGCAACAGTTTGAAAATCCTGCGAATCCCCAGATTCACCGGGAAACTACGGCTCAGGAGATCCTGGAACAGACCGGAGGAAATCTAGATGCTTTTGTGGCCGGAATAGGTACGGGAGGCACCATAACTGGAGTAGGGGAAGTCTTGAAAAAACAGTTGCCTCACGTTAAAGTAATAGGTGTAGAGCCGGCATCTTCCCCGGTGCTTTCGGGTGGAGAGCCTGGCCCCCATAAAATTCAGGGTATTGGTGCCGGATTTGTGCCAAAAGTTTTAAATCTGAATATTATAGATGAGATTGTTACGGTTTCCAATGAGGAAGCTATGGAGACGGCACGACTTTTAGCTCGCAGAGAAGGCATTCTGGCAGGAATATCTTCTGGAGCGGCTGTATATGCTGCCTTACAATTAGCCAAGAAACTAGGTAAAGGCAAAACAGTGGTTGCTGTCGCTCCGGATACAGGCGAGAGATATTTAACGACCGAGCTGTTTAAATTTCCTGCCCAGTAG